A region from the Terriglobales bacterium genome encodes:
- a CDS encoding CofH family radical SAM protein — KGPRASEGYILDFEKIYEKIAETLEMGGTGVLMQGGIHPDLKIDWFESLFTGIKQRFPQIWLHCLSASEVLAIAEYSELDLRTTIARLRDAGLDSIPGGGAEILDDEVRYKIARLKCLTQDWVNVHRTAHQLGMRTTATMMFGVGEKLEHRVNHFKVVYDLQEETGGFTAFIPWTFQPHNTALGGRHWDEATSVEYLKTLAISRLFLSNIENIQSSWVTQGLKVCQLGLRFGGNDVGSVMLEENVVKAAGTSNCTTEEELRRIIRGAGFRPAQRDTLYRTMFLN; from the coding sequence GAAAGGGCCCAGGGCCAGCGAGGGCTACATCCTCGACTTTGAGAAGATCTACGAGAAGATTGCCGAAACCCTGGAGATGGGCGGCACTGGCGTGCTCATGCAGGGCGGCATCCACCCCGACTTGAAAATCGATTGGTTCGAGAGCCTCTTCACCGGCATTAAGCAGCGCTTCCCGCAGATCTGGCTGCACTGCCTGTCGGCGTCTGAGGTCCTGGCCATCGCCGAGTACTCCGAGCTCGATCTGCGCACCACCATCGCCCGTCTCCGCGACGCCGGCCTCGACTCCATCCCCGGCGGCGGCGCCGAGATCCTCGACGACGAAGTCCGCTACAAGATCGCGCGCCTCAAGTGCCTCACTCAGGATTGGGTCAACGTGCACCGCACCGCCCACCAGCTCGGCATGCGCACCACGGCGACCATGATGTTTGGCGTGGGCGAAAAGCTGGAGCACCGCGTCAACCACTTCAAGGTCGTGTACGACCTCCAGGAAGAGACCGGCGGCTTCACCGCCTTCATCCCCTGGACGTTCCAGCCGCACAATACCGCGCTCGGCGGCCGCCACTGGGACGAAGCCACCAGCGTCGAATATCTCAAGACGCTCGCCATCTCGCGCCTGTTCCTCTCCAACATCGAGAACATTCAGTCGAGCTGGGTCACGCAGGGTCTGAAGGTCTGCCAGCTCGGACTGCGTTTCGGCGGCAACGACGTGGGCTCGGTGATGCTGGAAGAGAACGTCGTCAAGGCGGCAGGCACCTCGAACTGCACTACCGAAGAG